TTTTGATTGTTCAGTCACATGGTTCTTTTTCTACTCTTCTTTTCTTAGCTTGTGgggtcttttttttcttctagttTTTTATGTtataaagtatatattttttgcccTTTATTGATCAAGTCTATCTGCACTCTGAATCCTGTTCCTTCATTGACCAACAGTAGGAGCCAGAGGTGAAACCAGAGAGAGGCTGTGTTTGTGCAGGCCCAGGGTTGAGGAGCCAAGGTGGGCGTCTGGAGAGGAACCAAGTCCACCTCTAACTGTCTGTTTTCATGGGATACTACTTTGTGGTAACACATAGTCAAGCCTGTCCCTTGTAGCCTGGGTGtgagtctgtttctgctctcttgccaactccttatggaattgTCATGCAATTGTTTGGTTCGACAATAACAATGGAGTAggcaaaagcacaaacagatctgggacaaggCTATGTCTCTCGTGGGTGTTTCCTCTTAACAgcacattggggggggggggggggggggggggtagcctaTCCAGCAGAGGATCAAAGCCAGCAGTTACATCGCTGATGATTTGCGTAAAAGTTGAACTTTGGCTCAACTTGGTGAAATTGTCCCCAACGGTTGCATGGTCTCCTCAAGTCACCTCTTCAAGTTGCCTTACTCCATTGAAAATGACTGACTTCCAGTGGTTTGGTCATCCAAAGTAGTATTCAGTGAAAGCCAACAGTAACATCTCTCGGTTCCATTCTGTTAGGCCTCTGACTCACCCTTCTCCCGCCCCTCCACTCCTGCATCGCTGTCCTCTGACTGGCTGTTGCTCAGCACCAGGAACTGTCCGTCAGTGCCAGCGGCAAGGGGGGTGGGGCGACTGAAGGCGGCAATCAAACGGCTCTGTTCCTCTAGGTCCTGTGGGTTCATGAAAATTCATTGATTAATCAAATCAATTAATCAAATCATTCAGTTTACTGTAACATCATTGAACACAGAATGTAATACAGCTGTGATTACAGACAAGAAACCGGCCAAGATAGGCGTTGATTTATGAGTCAACGAGAATAGGATACTATAttgtgattttgatttgattgacaCCTTTTCTATCTGTTTCTGTTTACTCAGCTCCTCCTGCTGTTTCTCCTTGGCCCTGTCctgctccttcttcttctccgtGGCTTTGCGATCCTgagtcagcaaaaaaaaaaacctgagCAACGACGGTTCATCTTAACAAATGAATTCCACTAGAACAGAGAGTTCGACTTCTCACATTTCTTACCATCTCTGAGTGGAACGCTATCTGTTTGGCCAGCCCCACACTGTCACAGATCTGAAAGGAGGACAACACAACATACACTCGGAGATAACGAGAAATGACCATGGGTAACAGTAGACACACATGCAAATGTCTTCATTTTGCCACAACACGGAAACTATAAGCTGTTTTAACTGATAGTGCCATTACTACATAGACACAATATGCTTATTCCTGATCATAAAAAGACATTGGCATGTGTGGTGACCAGGAAAATGTGGTGTAACTATGCCCTTGTTACAGCCTTAAACTACTGGCTCTACCTACATATCATGGAATAAGAAAGGCTACACAGCAGAGCAGAATCTACCTTTTCCCCATCATTGTTGGACTCAAAGATGTAGCAGACAATGATTGGTCGTCCGTCCACCATGCCTTCTGCAGTCTGCAGAACAAATCCAAACAGACGCTTGTTCTCCTGGTGGGCAGCACACAACACCACGCTGGAGAGAGGGaactgggggagggagagagaagggggggggcagcagggagaggggcagagagagaaggaaatcaAGAAGTCACGTGAAACATCAAGTCTCGACAACCTCATGTATCTTGACAGTGATATTACATACAGttaaagttggaagtttacatacaacttagccaaatacatttaaactgtttcatcagaccagaggacatttctccaaaaagtatgatctttgaccccgtgtgcaggtcctttgctgttgttctgggattgatttgcacttttcgtaccaaagtacgttcatctctaggagacagaacgcgtctccttcctgagtggtatgacggctgcgaggtcccatggtgtttatacttgcgtaatattgtttgtacagatgaacgtggtaccttcaggcgtttggaaattgctcccaaggatgaaccagacttgtggaggtctacaattttctttctgaggtcttggctgatttcttttgatttccccatggtgtcaagcaaagaggcactgagtttgaaggcaggccttgaaatacatccacagatacaccaccaattgactcaaattatgtcaattagcctatcagaagcttctaaagctatgacataatttccttgaattttccaagctgtttaaaggcacagtcaacttagtgtatgttaacttctgacccactggaattgggatacagtgaattataagtgaaataatctgtttgtaaacagttgccaaaactatagtttgttaagaagaaatttgtggagtggttgaaaaacaagttttaatgactccaacctaagtgtttgtaaacttccgacttcaactgtacaatcaATCAGTCACATGCCTACCCTCAGCCGTGTGACTTGTGTCTGAGGATCGATTAGCctgaaaacaaaaacaacacacagGATAAGTCTGTGAATTGAATGAATTTCCATGCCTGTATAATAAGGGTAAAGAGCTTGTGTCTCACTTCAGGCATTCACAGGTGACCAGCAGGTGAGACTCTGTCATCCTGAAGATGTTGTGTATGGCTCTGGCTGCTAGGATCTGTCTCATGGTCTCATAGATGACGTCAGAGCTGTCCGCATTCTGCACCTCCATACAGCCCAGGAAACGCGCAAAGAACAGCTGGTGCAGGATAGAGCCTGGATGGACACATATTGTCAATTTTCTTTTATTTTTCCACAGAAATTCATCTTTCGCTTTTAACCTGACCAcctgagagagaaacacacacacacacacacacacacacacacacacacacacacacacacacacacacacacacacacacacacacacacacacacacacacacacacacacacacctaccttcaCTCTCCTCAGCTGGTGTGCCTCCGGATTCACCAAAAGGATTGGTCCTTCTTTCAAAAAAGGGGGAGCAAAGAAACACACCCACATCTTAAGAACATGACTGGCACAGTGTAGTAGACTCAGAACTATTTTCCATTCAACACATACCATGGGTTAGTCCTGCCCCTATACATCGTTAAGGAAACCCTGGGTAGTACTGACCTTCCCAGTCCGGCAGCCTTCGCCCGTCCTGCGTCCTCCTCGCTGACTGGAGAGATGATGTCAAACTGGATGGGCGTGTTTGGAGCCACCAGTGCGTCCAAGGAGAGGACGGAGAGGGCCGGGGAGGCCGTCTCAGAGCCTGCCGAGCTCACACTGCTGGCCCGCGCTGCCGGTGGCCGCCCTTGTCTACACGGGACGGATAGATGTAGAGACGGATGGACGAGACCCAGGGAACAGAAAAGAGATGGGAGGTTAGAGAGATGGAAACGAGGGATGCTAGCCTCATTGAACATAAGAAAAAAGGTGTACTCATGAAACCTTTCACTACAGTAGGGTCAGGAGTTTTTCCAGACCATGTGACTAAACCAGGAAAAACACTTTTCTCCAAGTTACAGGGTGAGCTAGGCTAGTTataggctgtaatgtaaccaaGCCTAGAGATTTTCGTAGTcagatcaggaaaaactccaggcccaaATAATGAAGTCTATGATTGTGTGAGGAGAGACGGTTCAGAAACCCACGTGCTCGGCCGCAAACTCTCATGCCTCTGCTGGAAGGAGGGAGACGGTGTCACAGCCTCAAGAGCTGATTGGTTCACTCTGGCTGCGATCTCCTGCCAATAGAAAGACGGCATTTCAGCAAAGAGGAAATGCGCTTggcaacagagagaaagagggcagaTGAGATTCACACTAACCACATCCCATCCCAGACATCCAGCACTGGCTAGGTGAATGTCacaccatggacacacacagggGTGTTGGAGCATTGCTCTATCTATGATAATATCAATCTAAATATAAAGATGATGCAAGCACAGGCTTTTCCAGAGCATAGCAAGATACTCACCTCTGGGTTCTCACTGAGATATATCCTCTTTGAGATGTTGTTAATCGTTGCAATCCactgagggaggaaagaggagcaCAGGACAGTGTTATTAAGAGATACCACAGCTACATTATACATTTATACAATACATAAACACATCCACAATACATTTAATTAAAACTACTGTCGCACCTCTTCACAATCCTTCCTGCTCTCTGCCTGCAAGATGGCCACTCTGAAACAAAGACCGAGCGCATCAGTAACGTCTGTGGAAATTCACATTTTCTTTTGTGACTAAGTTAGAAATTTTCAGGTAACAACAACACTTCATAAAGCAGTTATCGCTagttaaaaaaatttaaaaaagcttTAATATGCAGTCAATTACTTCTTGCCGTCGAAGGATGTGATCTGGAAGCAGAAGCGTCGGTCCTCACAGTCCACGGCCATGACGGAGCAGTTGTCTATATCCATGACAAGACCCCCCGCCACGTCCCCCCGCGCCTGGCTCATCAGGTTCCCTCCCTGGGTGAAGAAGTACTGCCGCTCCCAGGATGAAGACACTAAGCCCGTTTTACTTAGGAAACACATTTAGGAGTAAAAACATGGTAGAAACATATTGTCGTTCCGATTAAGGCATTTTGGACCGTATTCACTTTCACTAGAAATGAATAAAAGCATCAGTTTAAAAACAAGCAGGAGCTGCCCTACTGTTGCTTCAAATAGAAACGAGCAGACTTTTTACTTGATTTACTAACCCAGGTGTTTATTTAAAATATATGTTGGTCTTGAACTACAGTGTTGCAGGACTGAGGAAGGTCAGTTTGTTTGGCTAGGCAGTCATTTCTTACTTGCGAGTGTTGAGGTAGCCGGCCTTGCGTGTGAGGTTGCGGTTGACAGGAACCAGGCTGGGGTCAGGGTCGGGCATGTAGAGGAGGTCATTGGCCTGCTCCATATC
This is a stretch of genomic DNA from Oncorhynchus mykiss isolate Arlee chromosome 7, USDA_OmykA_1.1, whole genome shotgun sequence. It encodes these proteins:
- the LOC110527724 gene encoding DCC-interacting protein 13-alpha isoform X3 encodes the protein MPGIDKLPIEETFEDSPQTRSLLGVFEEDAAAISKYSQQLFQAMHRIYDAQNELSAATHLTSKLLKGYEKQRFPLCCDDEVMSSTLQQFAKVIDELSSCHAVLSTQLADAMMFPITQFKERDLKEILTLKEVFQIASDDHDMAINRYSRLSKRRDNEKVKGEVMQDVYTSRKKQHQTMMHYFTALNTLQYKKKMSLLEPLLGYMQAQISFFKLGSENLTQQWEDFLTDIGTSVQNVRREMAGEVDVMQQTIQDMEQANDLLYMPDPDPSLVPVNRNLTRKAGYLNTRNKTGLVSSSWERQYFFTQGGNLMSQARGDVAGGLVMDIDNCSVMAVDCEDRRFCFQITSFDGKKVAILQAESRKDCEEWIATINNISKRIYLSENPEEIAARVNQSALEAVTPSPSFQQRHESLRPSTQGRPPAARASSVSSAGSETASPALSVLSLDALVAPNTPIQFDIISPVSEEDAGRAKAAGLGRRTNPFGESGGTPAEESEGSILHQLFFARFLGCMEVQNADSSDVIYETMRQILAARAIHNIFRMTESHLLVTCECLKLIDPQTQVTRLRFPLSSVVLCAAHQENKRLFGFVLQTAEGMVDGRPIIVCYIFESNNDGEKICDSVGLAKQIAFHSEMDRKATEKKKEQDRAKEKQQEELSKQKQIEKDLEEQSRLIAAFSRPTPLAAGTDGQFLVLSNSQSEDSDAGVEGREKGESEA
- the LOC110527724 gene encoding DCC-interacting protein 13-alpha isoform X1; protein product: MPGIDKLPIEETFEDSPQTRSLLGVFEEDAAAISKYSQQLFQAMHRIYDAQNELSAATHLTSKLLKGYEKQRFPLCCDDEVMSSTLQQFAKVIDELSSCHAVLSTQLADAMMFPITQFKERDLKEILTLKEVFQIASDDHDMAINRYSRLSKRRDNEKVKGEVMQDVYTSRKKQHQTMMHYFTALNTLQYKKKMSLLEPLLGYMQAQISFFKLGSENLTQQWEDFLTDIGTSVQNVRREMAGEVDVMQQTIQDMEQANDLLYMPDPDPSLVPVNRNLTRKAGYLNTRNKTGLVSSSWERQYFFTQGGNLMSQARGDVAGGLVMDIDNCSVMAVDCEDRRFCFQITSFDGKKVAILQAESRKDCEEWIATINNISKRIYLSENPEEIAARVNQSALEAVTPSPSFQQRHESLRPSTQGRPPAARASSVSSAGSETASPALSVLSLDALVAPNTPIQFDIISPVSEEDAGRAKAAGLGRRTNPFGESGGTPAEESEGSILHQLFFARFLGCMEVQNADSSDVIYETMRQILAARAIHNIFRMTESHLLVTCECLKLIDPQTQVTRLRFPLSSVVLCAAHQENKRLFGFVLQTAEGMVDGRPIIVCYIFESNNDGEKICDSVGLAKQIAFHSEMDRKATEKKKEQDRAKEKQQEELSKQKQIEKDLEEQSRLIAAFSRPTPLAAGTDGQFLVLSNSQSEDSDAGVEGREKELEPTQQRSHTIVNRPSEPSAEIKGTVEEQKLNCKQHFTESYRRTLNWYIGRRPRTAFSSTQIEVLESVFLINSYPGIDIRDELAQRLHLDVDRIQIWFQNRRAKLKRSHRESQFLMVKKAFADLKDKEEE
- the LOC110527724 gene encoding DCC-interacting protein 13-alpha isoform X2, whose product is MPGIDKLPIEETFEDSPQTRSLLGVFEEDAAAISKYSQQLFQAMHRIYDAQNELSAATHLTSKLLKGYEKQRFPLCCDDEVMSSTLQQFAKVIDELSSCHAVLSTQLADAMMFPITQFKERDLKEILTLKEVFQIASDDHDMAINRYSRLSKRRDNEKVKGEVMQDVYTSRKKQHQTMMHYFTALNTLQYKKKMSLLEPLLGYMQAQISFFKLGSENLTQQWEDFLTDIGTSVQNVRREMAGEVDVMQQTIQDMEQANDLLYMPDPDPSLVPVNRNLTRKAGYLNTRNKTGLVSSSWERQYFFTQGGNLMSQARGDVAGGLVMDIDNCSVMAVDCEDRRFCFQITSFDGKKVAILQAESRKDCEEWIATINNISKRIYLSENPEEIAARVNQSALEAVTPSPSFQQRHESLRPSTQGRPPAARASSVSSAGSETASPALSVLSLDALVAPNTPIQFDIISPVSEEDAGRAKAAGLGRTNPFGESGGTPAEESEGSILHQLFFARFLGCMEVQNADSSDVIYETMRQILAARAIHNIFRMTESHLLVTCECLKLIDPQTQVTRLRFPLSSVVLCAAHQENKRLFGFVLQTAEGMVDGRPIIVCYIFESNNDGEKICDSVGLAKQIAFHSEMDRKATEKKKEQDRAKEKQQEELSKQKQIEKDLEEQSRLIAAFSRPTPLAAGTDGQFLVLSNSQSEDSDAGVEGREKELEPTQQRSHTIVNRPSEPSAEIKGTVEEQKLNCKQHFTESYRRTLNWYIGRRPRTAFSSTQIEVLESVFLINSYPGIDIRDELAQRLHLDVDRIQIWFQNRRAKLKRSHRESQFLMVKKAFADLKDKEEE